A stretch of Triticum aestivum cultivar Chinese Spring chromosome 1D, IWGSC CS RefSeq v2.1, whole genome shotgun sequence DNA encodes these proteins:
- the LOC123164968 gene encoding polygalacturonase ADPG1-like: MPDQTIELDLRGYHRAAAAGRHRKLLEPSPGPSPAPSPEPPPAPSPEPSQSENAVEVEVDVASYGAVGDGQQDDTPAFREAWAAACASPQPATLVVPREKTYLMKQTTFSGKCKSPVTFRLDGTLVAPASRSAWPEENMRWWIMFRNVDGLTVTGDGTIDGNGETWWKSSCRVDKKLKCSNAPMALLLSRCNNLTVENIRLLNSQQIHMSVEDCRDVLLKGITITAPGDSPMNDGIHIARTKDIQVLDCDIKTGDDCMSIETGTENLYASRITCGPGHGISIGSLGNDNSEARVSNITIYKAHLSGTTNGARMKSWQGGKGYAKDVTFEDITMEEVHNPIIIDQNYCTSADPANPKPCKKQTSAVEFSNIRFKNIRGTSATKEAIKLDCSDTVPCRDILLQDVKLTFRDRGHKHKHTSATSVCNNAKLTESGTNVDPKTC, encoded by the coding sequence ATGCCTGATCAGACCATCGAGCTCGACCTACGCGGCTACCACAGAGCAGCTGCTGCCGGGCGCCACCGCAAGCTACTCGAGCCTTCTCCCGGGCCTTCTCCCGCGCCTTCTCCCGAGCCTCCTCCTGCGCCGTCTCCCGAGCCTTCTCAGAGTGAAAACgccgtcgaggtcgaggtcgacgTGGCGAGCTACGGAGCCGTCGGCGACGGCCAACAGGACGATACACCGGCATTCCGGGAAGCATGGGCCGCCGCTTGCGCCTCGCCTCAGCCGGCCACCCTCGTGGTCCCCAGGGAGAAGACGTACCTCATGAAGCAGACCACCTTCTCGGGCAAGTGCAAGTCCCCCGTCACCTTCAGGCTGGACGGCACGCTGGTGGCGCCCGCCAGCCGGTCGGCATGGCCCGAGGAGAACATGAGGTGGTGGATCATGTTCCGCAACGTCGACGGGCTCACCGTGACCGGCGACGGGACCATCGACGGCAACGGCGAGACGTGGTGGAAGAGCTCGTGCcgggtggacaagaagctcaagtgCAGCAACGCCCCCATGGCGCTGCTGCTCAGCAGGTGCAACAACCTCACGGTGGAGAACATCCGGCTCCTCAACAGCCAGCAGATCCACATGTCGGTCGAGGACTGCCGGGACGTGCTCCTCAAGGGCATCACCATCACCGCCCCCGGCGACAGCCCCATGAACGACGGCATCCACATTGCGCGCACCAAGGACATCCAGGTCCTAGATTGCGACATTAAAACAGGGGACGACTGCATGTCCATCGAGACCGGAACCGAAAACCTCTACGCTTCAAGGATAACATGTGGCCCGGGACACGGGATCAGCATCGGGAGCTTAGGCAACGACAACTCCGAGGCCCGAGTCTCAAACATAACAATCTACAAGGCGCACCTCTCCGGCACGACCAACGGCGCGCGCATGAAGTCGTGGCAGGGAGGAAAAGGGTACGCCAAGGACGTCACGTtcgaggacataaccatggaggaggTCCATAACCCCATAATCATTGACCAGAACTACTGCACATCGGCCGATCCCGCCAACCCTAAGCCCTGCAAGAAACAAACTTCGGCGGTGGAGTTCAGCAACATTCGGTTCAAGAACATAAGGGGCACGAGTGCGACGAAAGAGGCTATCAAGCTGGACTGCAGCGACACCGTCCCATGCCGCGATATATTGTTGCAAGACGTGAAGCTTACCTTTCGTGACCGTGGGCACAAGCACAAGCACACTTCCGCAACAAGTGTATGCAACAACGCCAAGCTAACCGAATCTGGCACCAATGTAGATCCCAAGACCTGCTGA
- the LOC123180216 gene encoding nuclear pore complex protein NUP98B isoform X3: MTVYRNILLQNYPYHEHVSTTGQHYSHVPTFGVQSEPSFGPFGRVSKKGSRVSAYTRTPGDDPERNYYVSISAMPVFKSKSHEELRHENYKKGDKGGFNLQESRAPWAYHSSQPQPQPPVNALTNPVKPSLFSYSSEPSSAPVGLQSSAHGTTNPFWLRPPAPQSPLFSYPPEPIHRPSWFSSSFAPSTTCWENVSNNTAAYTAPADTSSAQQGHMFSQNLFPPKSTQSGGSSLSSSVAHSAPAPSPNGHSTTINIDQAEKTVELVLPVDITTVRIRFSPKNDDTGSRATEVHHNVKASATPVSFCIYPGENQELTIQSVEQHDGKPSSSTGSGGEQKGYINGAVLARSNPFDPVITPFGGAPVSESVLPRLYKADYYTLPSIAELAARESNEPGCCSHVKDFTVGRHGYGSIKFDGETDVRKLDIASIVEFKDREILVYTDESKRPPVGQELNKPAEITLLNVKCVDKKTGLQLTEGAEVDRYKEILAQWTEKNGAEFVAFDAVKGEWKFRIKHF; this comes from the exons ATGACAGTCTACAGGAATATTCTTTTACAAAACTACCCATATCATGAGCATGTAT CTACAACAGGCCAACATTATTCACATGTTCCTACCTTTGGGGTGCAATCTGAGCCTTCATTTGGGCCCTTTGGCC GAGTGTCTAAAAAAGGCAGCAGGGTTTCTGCTTATACCAGGACTCCTGGTGATGATCCTGAACGTAATTACTATGTATCTATTTCAGCAATGCCAGTATTCAAGAGCAAATCTCATGAGGAGCTTCGACATGAAAATTATAAGAAAGGAGACAAAG GTGGTTTCAACTTACAGGAAAGCAGAGCTCCTTGGGCTTATCATTCCTCgcagccccagccccagcccccAGTGAATGCCTTAACAAATCCTGTCAAGCCATCATTGTTTTCATACTCTTCTGAGCCATCCTCAGCACCTGTGGGACTGCAATCCTCAGCACATGGTACCACCAACCCATTTTGGCTGCGCCCTCCAGCACCCCAGTCACCATTATTCTCATACCCTCCCGAGCCAATCCACAGGCCATCATGGTTTTCAAGCTCTTTTGCACCATCTACTACATGTTGGGAAAACGTATCCAATAACACAGCGGCATATACAGCTCCTGCAGATACATCTTCTGCT CAGCAAGGCCATATGTTTAGCCAAAATTTGTTCCCTCCAAAATCTACTCAATCTGGAGGAAGTTCACTCAGCTCTTCGGTCGCCCATTCAGCACCAGCTCCATCGCCAAACGGTCACTCCACTACT ATAAATATTGATCAAGCTGAGAAAACTGTGGAGTTGGTACTACCAGTTGACATTACTACTGTAAGGATTAGATTTTCTCCAAAGAATGATGATACTGGCAGTCGTGCTACAGAG GTTCATCATAATGTTAAAGCTTCAGCAACACCAGTGTCTTTCTGTATCTATCCTGGAGAGAACCAAGAGCTAACTATCCAATCAGTGGAGCAGCATGACGGGAAACCATCTAGTTCAACAG GATCCGGTGGGGAACAGAAAGGGTATATCAACGGTGCTGTCCTGGCTAGGAGTAATCCATTTGATCCTGTGATAACTCCATTTGGTGGTGCCCCTGTGAGTGAGAGTGTGCTACCTCGGCTCTATAAGGCAGACTATTACACCTTGCCGTCGATCGCAGAGCTTGCTGCACGAGAAAGCAATGAGCCAGGTTGTTGCTCACATGTGAAGGACTTCACGGTCGGCAGGCATGGCTACGGCAGCATCAAGTTTGATGGAGAAACCGATGTGAGGAAGCTTGACATCGCTTCCATAGTGGAGTTCAAGGACCGCGAGATCCTGGTCTACACAGATGAGAGCAAGAGACCTCCTGTGGGGCAGGAGCTCAACAAGCCTGCAGAGATCACACTCCTGAATGTGAAGTGCGTCGATAAGAAGACCGGGTTGCAGTTGACGGAGGGGGCAGAAGTCGACAGGTATAAGGAGATTCTGGCGCAATGGACCGAGAAGAATGGCGCTGAATTCGTGGCGTTTGATGCCGTGAAGGGGGAGTGGAAGTTCAGGATCAAGCACTTTTAG
- the LOC123180216 gene encoding nuclear pore complex protein NUP98B isoform X2 — translation MMGSSSWSTPPPAFGSVTGSSSLFSTPTSGAAMGSSPSLFCFTPASGAATGSSPYSFGIMPASGAAMGPSSSSFGSTLVATGFFPSSGFTPYAGPAMGSSFGSMPVATGLFPSSSGFTPSSGAATGSSSSWCGPAFGRSPNAFGHPMPHQAPFSSNTPFGSTTGQHYSHVPTFGVQSEPSFGPFGRVSKKGSRVSAYTRTPGDDPERNYYVSISAMPVFKSKSHEELRHENYKKGDKGGFNLQESRAPWAYHSSQPQPQPPVNALTNPVKPSLFSYSSEPSSAPVGLQSSAHGTTNPFWLRPPAPQSPLFSYPPEPIHRPSWFSSSFAPSTTCWENVSNNTAAYTAPADTSSAQGHMFSQNLFPPKSTQSGGSSLSSSVAHSAPAPSPNGHSTTINIDQAEKTVELVLPVDITTVRIRFSPKNDDTGSRATEVHHNVKASATPVSFCIYPGENQELTIQSVEQHDGKPSSSTGSGGEQKGYINGAVLARSNPFDPVITPFGGAPVSESVLPRLYKADYYTLPSIAELAARESNEPGCCSHVKDFTVGRHGYGSIKFDGETDVRKLDIASIVEFKDREILVYTDESKRPPVGQELNKPAEITLLNVKCVDKKTGLQLTEGAEVDRYKEILAQWTEKNGAEFVAFDAVKGEWKFRIKHF, via the exons ATGATGGGTTCTTCATCTTGGTCTACCCCCCCACCGGCCTTTGGCTCAGTCACGGGCTCTTCATCATTGTTCTCCACGCCGACCTCTGGTGCCGCCATGGGCTCTTCTCCATCCTTGTTCTGTTTCACGCCGGCATCTGGTGCAGCCACGGGCTCTTCTCCATACTCGTTTGGTATAATGCCGGCCTCTGGTGCAGCCATGGGCCCTTCTTCATCCTCGTTTGGTTCCACGCTGGTAGCCACGGGCTTTTTTCCATCCTCTGGTTTCACACCATACGCTGGTCCAGCCATGGGATCCTCGTTTGGTTCCATGCCGGTAGCCACTGGCCTTTTTCCATCCTCGTCTGGTTTCACGCCTTCCTCTGGTGCAGCCACGGGCTCCTCTTCATCTTGGTGTGGCCCGGCATTTGGGCGATCCCCTAACGCCTTCGGGCACCCCATGCCCCATCAGGCACCTTTTTCATCCAACACACCATTTGGCT CTACAACAGGCCAACATTATTCACATGTTCCTACCTTTGGGGTGCAATCTGAGCCTTCATTTGGGCCCTTTGGCC GAGTGTCTAAAAAAGGCAGCAGGGTTTCTGCTTATACCAGGACTCCTGGTGATGATCCTGAACGTAATTACTATGTATCTATTTCAGCAATGCCAGTATTCAAGAGCAAATCTCATGAGGAGCTTCGACATGAAAATTATAAGAAAGGAGACAAAG GTGGTTTCAACTTACAGGAAAGCAGAGCTCCTTGGGCTTATCATTCCTCgcagccccagccccagcccccAGTGAATGCCTTAACAAATCCTGTCAAGCCATCATTGTTTTCATACTCTTCTGAGCCATCCTCAGCACCTGTGGGACTGCAATCCTCAGCACATGGTACCACCAACCCATTTTGGCTGCGCCCTCCAGCACCCCAGTCACCATTATTCTCATACCCTCCCGAGCCAATCCACAGGCCATCATGGTTTTCAAGCTCTTTTGCACCATCTACTACATGTTGGGAAAACGTATCCAATAACACAGCGGCATATACAGCTCCTGCAGATACATCTTCTGCT CAAGGCCATATGTTTAGCCAAAATTTGTTCCCTCCAAAATCTACTCAATCTGGAGGAAGTTCACTCAGCTCTTCGGTCGCCCATTCAGCACCAGCTCCATCGCCAAACGGTCACTCCACTACT ATAAATATTGATCAAGCTGAGAAAACTGTGGAGTTGGTACTACCAGTTGACATTACTACTGTAAGGATTAGATTTTCTCCAAAGAATGATGATACTGGCAGTCGTGCTACAGAG GTTCATCATAATGTTAAAGCTTCAGCAACACCAGTGTCTTTCTGTATCTATCCTGGAGAGAACCAAGAGCTAACTATCCAATCAGTGGAGCAGCATGACGGGAAACCATCTAGTTCAACAG GATCCGGTGGGGAACAGAAAGGGTATATCAACGGTGCTGTCCTGGCTAGGAGTAATCCATTTGATCCTGTGATAACTCCATTTGGTGGTGCCCCTGTGAGTGAGAGTGTGCTACCTCGGCTCTATAAGGCAGACTATTACACCTTGCCGTCGATCGCAGAGCTTGCTGCACGAGAAAGCAATGAGCCAGGTTGTTGCTCACATGTGAAGGACTTCACGGTCGGCAGGCATGGCTACGGCAGCATCAAGTTTGATGGAGAAACCGATGTGAGGAAGCTTGACATCGCTTCCATAGTGGAGTTCAAGGACCGCGAGATCCTGGTCTACACAGATGAGAGCAAGAGACCTCCTGTGGGGCAGGAGCTCAACAAGCCTGCAGAGATCACACTCCTGAATGTGAAGTGCGTCGATAAGAAGACCGGGTTGCAGTTGACGGAGGGGGCAGAAGTCGACAGGTATAAGGAGATTCTGGCGCAATGGACCGAGAAGAATGGCGCTGAATTCGTGGCGTTTGATGCCGTGAAGGGGGAGTGGAAGTTCAGGATCAAGCACTTTTAG
- the LOC123180216 gene encoding nuclear pore complex protein NUP98B isoform X1: MMGSSSWSTPPPAFGSVTGSSSLFSTPTSGAAMGSSPSLFCFTPASGAATGSSPYSFGIMPASGAAMGPSSSSFGSTLVATGFFPSSGFTPYAGPAMGSSFGSMPVATGLFPSSSGFTPSSGAATGSSSSWCGPAFGRSPNAFGHPMPHQAPFSSNTPFGSTTGQHYSHVPTFGVQSEPSFGPFGRVSKKGSRVSAYTRTPGDDPERNYYVSISAMPVFKSKSHEELRHENYKKGDKGGFNLQESRAPWAYHSSQPQPQPPVNALTNPVKPSLFSYSSEPSSAPVGLQSSAHGTTNPFWLRPPAPQSPLFSYPPEPIHRPSWFSSSFAPSTTCWENVSNNTAAYTAPADTSSAQQGHMFSQNLFPPKSTQSGGSSLSSSVAHSAPAPSPNGHSTTINIDQAEKTVELVLPVDITTVRIRFSPKNDDTGSRATEVHHNVKASATPVSFCIYPGENQELTIQSVEQHDGKPSSSTGSGGEQKGYINGAVLARSNPFDPVITPFGGAPVSESVLPRLYKADYYTLPSIAELAARESNEPGCCSHVKDFTVGRHGYGSIKFDGETDVRKLDIASIVEFKDREILVYTDESKRPPVGQELNKPAEITLLNVKCVDKKTGLQLTEGAEVDRYKEILAQWTEKNGAEFVAFDAVKGEWKFRIKHF; encoded by the exons ATGATGGGTTCTTCATCTTGGTCTACCCCCCCACCGGCCTTTGGCTCAGTCACGGGCTCTTCATCATTGTTCTCCACGCCGACCTCTGGTGCCGCCATGGGCTCTTCTCCATCCTTGTTCTGTTTCACGCCGGCATCTGGTGCAGCCACGGGCTCTTCTCCATACTCGTTTGGTATAATGCCGGCCTCTGGTGCAGCCATGGGCCCTTCTTCATCCTCGTTTGGTTCCACGCTGGTAGCCACGGGCTTTTTTCCATCCTCTGGTTTCACACCATACGCTGGTCCAGCCATGGGATCCTCGTTTGGTTCCATGCCGGTAGCCACTGGCCTTTTTCCATCCTCGTCTGGTTTCACGCCTTCCTCTGGTGCAGCCACGGGCTCCTCTTCATCTTGGTGTGGCCCGGCATTTGGGCGATCCCCTAACGCCTTCGGGCACCCCATGCCCCATCAGGCACCTTTTTCATCCAACACACCATTTGGCT CTACAACAGGCCAACATTATTCACATGTTCCTACCTTTGGGGTGCAATCTGAGCCTTCATTTGGGCCCTTTGGCC GAGTGTCTAAAAAAGGCAGCAGGGTTTCTGCTTATACCAGGACTCCTGGTGATGATCCTGAACGTAATTACTATGTATCTATTTCAGCAATGCCAGTATTCAAGAGCAAATCTCATGAGGAGCTTCGACATGAAAATTATAAGAAAGGAGACAAAG GTGGTTTCAACTTACAGGAAAGCAGAGCTCCTTGGGCTTATCATTCCTCgcagccccagccccagcccccAGTGAATGCCTTAACAAATCCTGTCAAGCCATCATTGTTTTCATACTCTTCTGAGCCATCCTCAGCACCTGTGGGACTGCAATCCTCAGCACATGGTACCACCAACCCATTTTGGCTGCGCCCTCCAGCACCCCAGTCACCATTATTCTCATACCCTCCCGAGCCAATCCACAGGCCATCATGGTTTTCAAGCTCTTTTGCACCATCTACTACATGTTGGGAAAACGTATCCAATAACACAGCGGCATATACAGCTCCTGCAGATACATCTTCTGCT CAGCAAGGCCATATGTTTAGCCAAAATTTGTTCCCTCCAAAATCTACTCAATCTGGAGGAAGTTCACTCAGCTCTTCGGTCGCCCATTCAGCACCAGCTCCATCGCCAAACGGTCACTCCACTACT ATAAATATTGATCAAGCTGAGAAAACTGTGGAGTTGGTACTACCAGTTGACATTACTACTGTAAGGATTAGATTTTCTCCAAAGAATGATGATACTGGCAGTCGTGCTACAGAG GTTCATCATAATGTTAAAGCTTCAGCAACACCAGTGTCTTTCTGTATCTATCCTGGAGAGAACCAAGAGCTAACTATCCAATCAGTGGAGCAGCATGACGGGAAACCATCTAGTTCAACAG GATCCGGTGGGGAACAGAAAGGGTATATCAACGGTGCTGTCCTGGCTAGGAGTAATCCATTTGATCCTGTGATAACTCCATTTGGTGGTGCCCCTGTGAGTGAGAGTGTGCTACCTCGGCTCTATAAGGCAGACTATTACACCTTGCCGTCGATCGCAGAGCTTGCTGCACGAGAAAGCAATGAGCCAGGTTGTTGCTCACATGTGAAGGACTTCACGGTCGGCAGGCATGGCTACGGCAGCATCAAGTTTGATGGAGAAACCGATGTGAGGAAGCTTGACATCGCTTCCATAGTGGAGTTCAAGGACCGCGAGATCCTGGTCTACACAGATGAGAGCAAGAGACCTCCTGTGGGGCAGGAGCTCAACAAGCCTGCAGAGATCACACTCCTGAATGTGAAGTGCGTCGATAAGAAGACCGGGTTGCAGTTGACGGAGGGGGCAGAAGTCGACAGGTATAAGGAGATTCTGGCGCAATGGACCGAGAAGAATGGCGCTGAATTCGTGGCGTTTGATGCCGTGAAGGGGGAGTGGAAGTTCAGGATCAAGCACTTTTAG